TCATGCTGATACTGCTCCCATAACGCCTGAATGTCGGGATAATTCCCATAGGAAGTAGAACCGAAAAGGTAAAGGAGGCGCCCTCCGAGGGTTGGGGCCTGGGAATTGTCGATAAAAATGCCGCCCTTCATTTTTCCTCCCTGACGGGTGGCGAACCAGGCGGGTCGATCAAGGAGCAGGGAATCGACAGTAATGCCGATGGCTTTCCAGTAGTTGGCAATCTGCTCGCCATATGGCCAGTAACCCCCCTGGTAAGGGTAAAATTTACCCCCATGGAAACCCTTCGGATAACCTGCTTGGGCCAATAGCTTCTTAGCCCCCTCCGGGTCATAAGGATCCACCGGAAAATCCACGGCCATCGGGTCACCCTCCAAACCCAGCGAGCCAATGGGGCCGCAACCGGGCATGTGAACATCAGCCAGGGTCTTTCGGTCTATGGCCAGGCTGGCGGCCTTGCGCACCCTCGCGTCCGACCATGGAGACTTGGGATCCCACTGGGAGGTGATGTACACGAGCCACCGCGTCGGGCTCAAAGGTGCCATCATTCTGAGCTTCGGATCTTTTTTCAAATCTTCATAAAAAACACCTTGCATAAGGGTGGCAATATCTGCTTCACCGCGCCTGGCCATGGCCAAGCGGGTTGCTGGCTCGGGGATGATATGAAATTCCATCCTCTTGATGGGGGGTACTTTCCGCCAGAACCCTTCAAAAGCCTCTCCCACCATCCTTGAGCCCGCTACAAATTCCACAAACTTGTAGGGACCTGCACCAACGGGATGCTTTTTATACCCGGCATCCCCAACCTTCTCCACATATTTTTTCGGAACTATCCAGCCGATGGTCGTCGCCCCCGGAAGAAGGTATTCCAAGAAGTCGGGAAAAGGCTCCTTGAAATGAAAGCGGACGAGATGGGGATTCACGGCTTCTACCTTATCGGTTTTGCCGTGGATGATTTTCGCCTGGCCAGCCTTGTACCTCCAAAAACTGAAGACCACGTCCTCGGCGGTCAGGGGATCCCCATTGTGGAACTTCACCCCTTGGCGGAGCTTGAATTCATAGACCTTCGAATCCGGGCTGATATTCCACGATTCAGCCAAACAGGGAGTATAGGTGCCCTCGGGCATGGGCTTCAACAGGGCATCATGGAAAAGATAGAGGGTGATCTGGGAAGGAATAAGGCCGCTGCTGGTGGCCGGGTCAAGCCAATCCGCCGAAAGACCCCAGTGTATGGCTTCCTTCAGTACGCCCGCAGGAGATGCGGCTTGAACCGGGTTCAAGCTGAAAATGAGCATCCCCCAGACGATCAGAACCATCCTCAACAATTGCCAACCGTTTTTTGTTCTCATTGGATCCCTCCGCTCGATGTTTTATCTCTGTCGAATTGATGTAGACTCCGACAGCTGTTGCTTTTCCGCTGAAGGCCGCGCCCTCTGCCGTTGGCTTCCCTCGCTTCCCGGTTTATCTCTGGGTCAGGGCTGGCCTTATCCTTTTCTCAGGTAGATAGCCTGCTCGTGACGACGAGATATTCAGTCGTCCCATTGGCTACATTGTAATTTTCGTGAACTTCTCCCGGGTAAATGAAAGCCGCCTGACCCTGTTTCAAGCGGGCTTCTCCCCGGTCGGTTTTCATCAGCATCTCCCCTTTCAATATTATGAAGAGCTGCTCCGCTTTCTCGTGGGCGTGGGGGCCGGTCCTTCCGCTCGGCTCCATACGCCCTAAGGAAGCTCCCATGCTCTTCGCCCCGATTTTTTCGTCCACAATCCGGTAACTGAGCAGATCATAGTGCGCTTCCGGTAC
The Deltaproteobacteria bacterium genome window above contains:
- a CDS encoding ABC transporter substrate-binding protein; its protein translation is MRTKNGWQLLRMVLIVWGMLIFSLNPVQAASPAGVLKEAIHWGLSADWLDPATSSGLIPSQITLYLFHDALLKPMPEGTYTPCLAESWNISPDSKVYEFKLRQGVKFHNGDPLTAEDVVFSFWRYKAGQAKIIHGKTDKVEAVNPHLVRFHFKEPFPDFLEYLLPGATTIGWIVPKKYVEKVGDAGYKKHPVGAGPYKFVEFVAGSRMVGEAFEGFWRKVPPIKRMEFHIIPEPATRLAMARRGEADIATLMQGVFYEDLKKDPKLRMMAPLSPTRWLVYITSQWDPKSPWSDARVRKAASLAIDRKTLADVHMPGCGPIGSLGLEGDPMAVDFPVDPYDPEGAKKLLAQAGYPKGFHGGKFYPYQGGYWPYGEQIANYWKAIGITVDSLLLDRPAWFATRQGGKMKGGIFIDNSQAPTLGGRLLYLFGSTSYGNYPDIQALWEQYQHEVSPKGRKEILGQIQKLIYEKTMFIPLTATNSPAAFGPRVKGNPYKIQPLIWFTAPFEDMELVQ
- a CDS encoding cupin domain-containing protein — encoded protein: MKVITIEELPGVVPEAHYDLLSYRIVDEKIGAKSMGASLGRMEPSGRTGPHAHEKAEQLFIILKGEMLMKTDRGEARLKQGQAAFIYPGEVHENYNVANGTTEYLVVTSRLST